The Hevea brasiliensis isolate MT/VB/25A 57/8 chromosome 1, ASM3005281v1, whole genome shotgun sequence genome has a window encoding:
- the LOC110637901 gene encoding metal-independent phosphoserine phosphatase gives MPLGPHPSSKTHMDCPGELGKQAAAIQPAETERGKEKKAEVQMEETSFLRNRFWVLRHGKSIPNERGLIVSSLENGALSEYQLASEGVKQAQLAGELFLEQLKERNIPLESVRICYSPFARTSHTAKVVASVLNLPFEGPQCKVMEDLRERYFGPSFELMSHDKYPEIWALDEKDPFMQPEGGESANDVANRLASAMASMELEFQGCAVLIVSHGDPLQILQTILSAVKQHNGSTCDDLSSMVQAVKIPSILSQHRKFALLTGELRQII, from the exons ATGCCACTAGGGCCACATCCCAGTTCAAAAACACACATGGACTGTCCTGGTGAATTGGGGAAGCAAGCAGCAGCCATTCAGCCAGCAGAAACAGAgagaggaaaggaaaaaaaagcaGAAGTTCAAATGGAAGAGACATCATTTTTGAGAAACCGATTTTGGGTCTTGAGACATGGCAAAAGCATTCCCAACGAGAGAGGACTCATAGTTTCATCTCTG GAAAATGGCGCCCTTTCAGAGTACCAACTAGCGTCTGAAGGTGTCAAACAGGCACAATTGGCTGGAGAGTTATTCCTTGAG CAATTGAAGGAAAGAAACATACCACTAGAAAGTGTTCGCATTTGCTACTCTCCATTTGCAAGAACAAGTCACACTGCTAAAGTTGTTGCATCTGTTTTGAATCTTCCATTTGAAGGTCCTCAATGTAAG GTGATGGAAGATCTCCGAGAACGGTATTTTGGTCCTTCATTCGAACTAATGTCGCATGATAAG TATCCTGAGATATGGGCACTTGACGAGAAAGATCCATTCATGCAACCGGAAGGTGGAGAAAGTGCTAATGATGTTGCTAACCGACTTGCAAGTGCCATGGCAAGTATGGAGTTGGAATTTCAAGG ATGTGCGGTACTGATTGTGAGCCATGGTGATCCTTTGCAAATCTTGCAAACAATACTCAGTGCAGTCAAGCAACACAATGGATCCACTTGTGATGACTTATCATCGATGGTTCAAGCAGTCAAAATCCCTTCAATCTTGTCCCAGCACCGGAAGTTTGCCTTGCTTACTGGAGAGCTTCGGCAGATTATATAA